A genomic region of Streptococcus suis contains the following coding sequences:
- the yabA gene encoding DNA replication initiation control protein YabA: MDKKEIFDALDDFSQNLLTTLAEVDAIKKHLQGVIDENTTLRLENSKLRERLEKEDKTGHKSSNFGKENLENIYEDGFHICTFSYGQRRDNDEPCMFCVELLNRD, translated from the coding sequence ATGGATAAAAAAGAAATTTTTGATGCCCTAGATGATTTTTCGCAGAATCTTCTAACCACGTTGGCAGAAGTGGATGCTATCAAAAAGCATTTACAGGGAGTTATTGATGAAAATACGACCCTCCGCTTGGAAAATTCCAAGTTGCGCGAACGTTTGGAAAAAGAAGATAAGACAGGCCATAAATCTTCCAACTTTGGTAAGGAGAATTTGGAGAATATTTACGAAGATGGTTTCCATATTTGTACCTTCTCTTATGGTCAACGTAGGGATAATGATGAACCTTGTATGTTCTGTGTAGAATTATTGAATCGAGATTAG
- the tmk gene encoding dTMP kinase: MRNGFFITFEGPDGAGKTTVLQQLLPALQELGPEVVTTREPGGVAIAEEIRNIILNPANTEMDDKTELLLFIAARRQHLKEKILPPLAQGKLLLIDRFIDSSIAYQGFGRGLDIDDIHWLNQFATDGLKPDLTLYFDIDTEEGLARIARNADRDVDRLDMEKADMHRRVRQGYLSILEQEPERFVKIDASQPLEAVVADALAVIKKRFAERT, translated from the coding sequence ATGAGAAACGGTTTTTTTATTACATTTGAAGGTCCAGATGGGGCAGGGAAAACGACGGTATTGCAACAGTTATTGCCAGCCTTGCAGGAATTGGGGCCAGAAGTAGTCACAACTAGAGAGCCAGGTGGGGTGGCTATTGCAGAAGAAATTCGCAATATAATTCTCAATCCTGCCAATACTGAAATGGATGATAAGACGGAGCTGTTATTGTTCATTGCAGCACGACGTCAGCATTTGAAAGAGAAGATTCTTCCACCCTTGGCACAGGGGAAATTGCTCTTGATTGATCGTTTTATCGATTCCTCTATTGCCTATCAAGGATTTGGACGGGGCTTGGATATAGATGACATTCATTGGCTTAACCAGTTTGCAACAGATGGTTTAAAGCCAGATTTAACCCTCTATTTTGATATTGATACAGAAGAGGGGCTGGCTCGAATTGCCCGCAATGCTGACCGTGATGTGGATCGCTTGGATATGGAAAAAGCAGATATGCATAGACGGGTGCGTCAAGGCTATCTTAGTATTTTAGAGCAGGAACCAGAGCGGTTTGTAAAGATTGATGCCAGTCAGCCACTAGAGGCTGTTGTTGCAGATGCTCTGGCGGTCATTAAGAAACGGTTTGCAGAAAGAACATGA
- the rsmI gene encoding 16S rRNA (cytidine(1402)-2'-O)-methyltransferase has protein sequence MKVQKSFKGQTSFGTLYLVPTPIGNLQDMTFRAVQILKEVDIIAAEDTRNTGLLLKHFEVETKQISFHEHNAHEKIPVLIDWLKSGQSIAQVSDAGLPSISDPGHDLVRAAIAEDIPVVALPGASAGITALIASGLAPQPHIFYGFLPRKSGQQKEFFQEKKTYPETQIFYESPYRVADTLENMLTVYGDRQVTVVRELTKLYEEYQRGSISELLEYLEENPLKGECLIIVEGAGEEVYPSADEVDLKAEVEREIASGIKPNQAIKEVAKRYQLKKQEVYDIYHGLG, from the coding sequence ATGAAAGTACAAAAATCATTTAAGGGACAGACGAGTTTTGGGACTTTATATCTGGTGCCAACGCCTATTGGAAACTTACAGGATATGACATTCCGAGCTGTTCAGATTTTGAAAGAAGTGGATATAATTGCAGCGGAAGATACGAGAAATACAGGCCTCCTACTCAAACATTTTGAAGTAGAAACCAAGCAAATATCCTTTCACGAACACAATGCCCATGAAAAAATTCCAGTTTTGATTGATTGGCTCAAATCTGGTCAGTCCATTGCGCAAGTTTCTGATGCAGGCCTACCTTCCATTTCGGATCCTGGTCATGACCTGGTACGGGCAGCGATTGCGGAAGATATTCCTGTTGTAGCACTTCCAGGAGCATCGGCAGGAATTACAGCCTTGATTGCATCTGGTTTGGCACCCCAGCCACATATTTTTTATGGATTTTTACCGAGAAAATCGGGGCAGCAAAAAGAATTTTTCCAAGAAAAAAAGACCTATCCTGAGACGCAAATTTTCTATGAATCTCCATATCGTGTGGCAGATACCTTAGAAAATATGTTGACAGTTTATGGTGATCGTCAGGTAACGGTTGTTCGAGAATTGACCAAGTTATACGAAGAATACCAGAGAGGAAGCATTTCCGAATTACTAGAGTATTTGGAAGAAAATCCACTTAAGGGAGAATGCTTGATTATTGTCGAGGGTGCTGGTGAGGAAGTCTATCCTTCTGCTGACGAAGTAGACTTGAAGGCTGAGGTAGAAAGAGAAATTGCAAGTGGCATAAAACCTAATCAGGCTATCAAAGAAGTGGCCAAACGCTACCAACTCAAAAAACAAGAAGTATACGATATATATCATGGACTAGGTTAA
- a CDS encoding DNA polymerase III subunit delta' has protein sequence MKIEELRNLQPSVFQRFVTILEQRRLAHAYLFSGDFASFDMAIFLSQSLFCQEKEGVLPCQKCRSCRLIEANEFSDLTVIAPQGNVIKTDTIRELVKNFSQSGFESNKQVFIIRDAEKMHANAANSLLKVIEEPQSAIHIFLLTNQEEAVLPTIKSRTQIIGFPKNIPAMERMLEEEGLLKTQANLLAQLVSSQEEAKKLAENKNFLDLMGQTKKFTDLLLVEPTRAYLQVGILVSLAVEKAEQGRLFDLLSLILSEKMMESANVREKMDAVLKAKKMWQANVSLQNSLEYITL, from the coding sequence ATGAAGATTGAAGAACTTAGAAACTTACAACCCAGTGTATTTCAACGTTTTGTGACAATTTTAGAGCAGAGACGTTTGGCGCATGCCTATCTATTTTCAGGTGACTTTGCTAGTTTTGATATGGCAATTTTTCTCAGTCAATCGTTATTTTGTCAGGAGAAAGAAGGCGTCCTTCCTTGTCAGAAATGTCGGTCTTGTCGCCTAATTGAAGCAAATGAGTTTTCAGATCTTACTGTTATTGCACCGCAGGGAAATGTTATCAAAACAGATACGATACGTGAATTAGTTAAGAATTTTTCACAATCTGGATTTGAATCCAATAAGCAGGTTTTCATTATTCGTGATGCTGAGAAAATGCATGCTAACGCAGCCAACTCTTTGCTAAAAGTGATTGAAGAACCTCAGTCAGCCATTCATATCTTCTTATTGACCAATCAGGAAGAAGCTGTCCTTCCTACTATCAAGAGTCGGACACAGATTATAGGTTTTCCTAAAAATATTCCGGCCATGGAGCGAATGTTAGAAGAGGAGGGCTTGTTAAAAACACAAGCGAATCTCTTAGCTCAACTGGTTTCAAGTCAAGAAGAAGCGAAAAAGTTAGCAGAAAATAAAAACTTTTTAGATTTGATGGGACAGACAAAGAAATTTACAGACTTGCTCTTGGTGGAGCCTACACGTGCTTATTTGCAAGTTGGAATCCTAGTGTCTTTAGCTGTGGAAAAAGCTGAGCAGGGACGTTTGTTTGACCTTCTGAGTCTGATATTATCTGAGAAAATGATGGAATCGGCAAATGTACGTGAAAAAATGGATGCTGTTCTTAAGGCTAAGAAGATGTGGCAGGCAAACGTAAGTCTACAAAATAGTCTAGAGTATATAACTCTGTAA